The genomic window GATATGGGAGCACCCGCTGCCTTCCCATCCCGCCAACCTGTCTCAACCGGGCAGCTAACTTTTTCCGGCATTCTGGAGGGTGACCCCGAAACGGGGCGCATGCCCGAACATGCCCACCCACCCGAACCACCGCGCACTTTCGATCAACTGCGCAGGAACCCGCGGTTGTCACTGGCTCGGCGCCGCTAAGATGCTGCAGGGTCGCTTGCATGTTGCAAGGACGGACGGACGGGCACGCACCACAGGACTCGCATCGCTCTCAGCCCTACCCTGAGCTTACACGTATCCGTACTTGGACAAATAGTTTATAAGGTACTGTGTTggcccgccccgccgcaAGAGGAAACGTGCGCTCGCTGCCACTTGTGATGGGCTGGAAAGATGCTGTGAGCCGGCTTGACAGGAGAGCGCTCAGCAGACACAAACAGCCCCAGAGCCCCCACGGCCCCGTTCAGGCCTGATTGCCCCTGAAAAAGTCCCGATTAGGAAAATGCGCTCATGAGGTGTTCTCTTTTTTTGCCCCCTCCCCGGACAGGTGGAGGACTTGATATGAGTCGTTGCTCGGCTGTCCTTCTCCGCTTGCCGCTGAGATGGTTGTCTCGAGCGTTGCCGGACCGCCTTCTTGATTTTCCGGGGGACTTGTCGGGGCTCCAAACACCCCCATTTTCATGAGACCATGCCCGCTGGATGAACTCGGAGTTGTGCAACGTGTGTTAGGCACATGGGCTGGTCCCTCGGCACTGCTACAGCCAGAAGCATCCAGCTCCATGTCCAACTGAAGCTGTTTCTTCTGCCAAACGTCTCAAAAAAGCATTGTAACCTCGAGCTTTCCCTTGAGCGTCAACCGGTTCGAATGAACCTGTCGCCCGGGTGACGTGGAGTCTTCTCGGCCAAGACGGCCTTCTCCCGTGGCAACACAACTTTACGCCGTAGCAGCTGAGAGTTGTAGTGAGTTTGACTGCTTCGCGGTCCCGGCATAACTTAAACTATACAGGAGTAGATGGACAACCACGTCCTACTTTGAACTCCCTGCCGGGCACCGCCAACCGTTCTTCGGTGGCGACTGCACTGGGACTCGACCTTACTCCCTTGCTGGATGCCCCTGGTCAATGACCAATTTGAGCTTACCGAGCAAGTCTTCGGCAACATCAACTTCTACAGCCATCACACGTCTACGCCACTGGCAGTCAGTCAGGTTCGTGAGAGGACGCGACGAGGACGGGAAGGCCACGGTCGCGGGGAAGGTGGTAACTGTGCAGGGGTCTCTGGAGCCGAACTCCACTGGGAAGACGGAGCTCGTGGCGGTGTGTGCTacggagcaggagcaggagcaggatCGGGTTAAGACGTTGGGGGAGCATTTTGGTGGAGAGAGCGGAGAGTACTAGTATGGGGAAAAGCAACGGAATCGCGCGGGTTTGCTGTGGAATTCCAcatcgaggaggacgagggaAGGACGAAGGGTGCGCTGTGGTTCAGCGTGTGAAGGCACCCCTTTCCAGCGAGCCGTTGTGGCTGAGACAGTCCAAGCACGTTCACCATCAACCATCATCCAAGAGACGATATGCACCAGGCGCAAGCCAGACAAGCCAGCAAATGTATATGTAGAAAAAATAGAGCACCAGTCTATCCTATCCCTGACCTCATCGCACATCCTAAAGTGCCAGTGCCAGACACATATCAATCATCAATGCCTGCTGCGTCTGCCCTTGATGCGATGGGCAAGAACCCGTAACCGTATCAGCACATGGCCACGTCCATGGAAGACGATCTCAACATCGAGTATCCTGACAACGCAAGTCCAAACAACGAGCTGCGAGAGGAGAGAGCCCCGACAATCCGTAAGAATGCCCACTTTCCTCCCGTCAAGCGCCATCACCGAACCAGTCTGGAGAGCGAGCAAATAATCCAAGCAAAGAAGCCAGTCAGTCAGCCACCCACGTCCTCATCCGCCCAAGCAAGCGGTCGTATCGTACTTTCCCCCATCAAAGCATCGTCAGACGTATATAACCAAAGTGTGGGCATCAGAAAGGAAACCAGTCGCGTCACTCATCACCCTTCACTCTCCACTTCCCTCTCCTTCCCTCAATCGCATTACATCCCATCCCAACATCAACCCCACTCCCCCTCCCGTCCTCGTTCCCCAAACAACCTCCCACAAAGACAGCGCAGCGCAGCTCACTCCCTAATGacctccgccgcggcgccggcatcctccttcttggcgcCCGCGAACGCGCTCCCGACCCAGCCGACCCAGCTCTGCCGCTtgctggcggccggggcgggcgccgcggcctcggcgttcTCCTGCACCAGCCGCAGCGGGCGGGGCTTGTTGCCCGCGAGGGTCGTGCTCTTCTCGCTGTGGtgggggcgcggcgggctctggccgggcgacgacgtcgacgccgtctcgcctcctgctcctccaccaccacttCCTCCGCCGGCAGAGACCGAGTCGCCTGAGGTGCTGCTCGTCTCGGACTTCATGCCGGGGAAgttgccggcgctggtgcggttgccggcgccctgcgggaggaagaaggcCTGGCTGGAGCGGAGGGAGGGGGACAGCGGCccgtcggccgccgagggGCCCTTGTACATGGCGTTGAcgatgctggcggcgccggccatgCCCGTGTACTGCTCGCTCAtgggccggccgcggcgggtgcTGGCGGAGCGGGTCAGGCCGATGGGGATGCTGGGCGCGGTGTCCGGGTTGCTGATGGCGGAGGAGCTGGTCGTGGTCGGCTGGTTGGCGGACGGCATGTAGGTCATCGGGCGGGGCTTGGGTTTCGGAGCGGAGCTGCCGATGGCGATGGACTTCGCGCGCTGGAGGagggacggcgccggggcgggtttgggggcaggcggcggaggcagGTCCTTGTTGGtgtttggcggcggcgcgcccttGAAATCGCTTGACTGGTCGAGAATGTGCTCGAACCCCtggtgctgcagcagccgctCGATGATCTTGTTGATATAGAGCGTCAGCGCTTTGTTCTGGTCCTTAACCGACTTCAGCTCTGCTTCCAGGCGCCGCTGCGTCTCGGTATCGTGCTCGTGCGAGTGATCATTGTCGTGGGCGCCGGAGAGCTCGTCAGCGAGGCTGGTGCCTCTGGTGCGGCCCTCGAGCGCAGCCAGCGCGTCTTGGTTGGCAGACGCGCCGCCGGAGTAGCCGAGGTCGTTGGTGGCGAAGTCTCCCTTGAGAGTCCGCTCTTGCAGGAGCAGCTGGTAGCTCTCGTTGTCTTCCATGAGCCTGGCGTTCGCCACACGCGCCTCCATCAGCTGGCGCTCGACTTCCtgaagccggccgccgccctggttCTGAGACTCGACGAGCTTGATCtgcgcctcggcgagctcgagtCTCAGCGACTCTATCAGCCTGTCCTTTTGCAACAAAAGCTTGGAGTTGTTGCGCGAGTCACTGCGGTGAATGGAAGAGGGTGGGGCGAAACTGCCGTTCTCGATACTTGGGGAGCTGTTCGCCGCTGTtcggggggaggggaagacCAAGTCAGTTGCGGCTTCTTGAGCAGTCACTTGCGCGGGTACAACACCTACATTGCCTCGTTGGTCTGTCCTCGTCCAGGTTTCTCTGCGCTAGGCTGTCCTTAAGCCTCTGAATGACGGTTTGCATCTCTTCTTCCCGGTTCGCCAtctcttccttctccttcatCATGGCGCTCCGCTCAGCCTCGTAGATGGTTTCCATCTCGCGGATCTGGCGGGCGGCCTCGCGCTTCTCGTTGGTCAGAGACTCGATCTGCTCGTCGCTCTCGTGCACCTTCTCCTCTAACTTGGCTTGCTCCTTCAGCGCGTCGTCCAGCTTGCTctgcagcacctcggcctGTCGCTTGTACATCTCAGACGAGGACTCGGCCTGGCTGAGCCTCTCCTTCAAGTCGTCTATTATCGCCATCATCTCGGCGCGGACGGCCTCTTCGCGTTCCATGtcgggcgagctgctgccctTCCCGTTGACCGAGGGTCCGTTGCTCAGCATGGACTCGCGTCTTTGGtgtgcggcggcgcgcgccgagACGGGCGTTCCGGTGCGGGTCGAGCGGGTGCGGGCcacgccagcagcgccagcgccgctcGGGCTGCTGGTTGACGACGGTGTCGACGCTCGGGGGGTTGGGCGCTGCGGCGTTCCCGTCGGGGTCTCGCGGCCTGTTGCCGGAGGCTTCTTGACCGCGCTCGCCATCGTGCTCGCACCTGAAACCTGAAACGGTCACCAGTGCTCAGCGAGAGACACGCGATCGGGTAGCGGGCGTCAGCGGTATTGAGGCGTAAAAATGCGACAGTCGGCTTCCAAACTGCTGTTCCGCACTGTGTTTGAGGAGGCGACGTGTCCGGAGCAGCGAGTTACCTAGTTACGGCGGTCTTCAACGGCTGCGTCGAGAGTGCAGAGGTGGATGATTGCGCTGTGTGGCTTTGCGTGTGTGTGCTCGGTGCCAGTGAATTATTTTAGTTGTCTGTATCCGTCGAGCCAAGCACTGCCGTGGCGCTCGAGGACACCTCCACCAAAGCCAGGAATAACTTACGCCTGTCCAATCAGGTCAGGCGACTGCCGTGCCCCTTTCTCCAGCCCAGCTGCTGGCAGGGATCTTGCCTCGAGGCTGTGTCTGCTTTGTGCCACGAAAAGTGGCCTCAACACCTTTGTCTTCCAGATGTCCAATGGATGAGCAAACCACCCAGTTTGCCTCTGGCCGCTGGCCTTGGATACTTCGGAGTTCCTCTATGCACGTTACGCGCTTTGCCGTACTCTCTGAGCACTTTTCGAGCGAACTATGCCGCAGCTGATTTGGTTCCGGATTGAAAAGCGTGGAGAGAAGGAGCGTGTCTTCGCGGGTCGCGTTTACGTGCGAGGAGGCTGCGAGCTACCTAAATACCTGGTATATATAATGTAACCCGTACTCCACGGGGTAGGTTCTTCCGGATTTATGCGATGGATCGTCGATAGCGGTCTTCAAATATACAGTGCCGCGGCGATAGTTCGGCCTGACTGGCCACTTGAAACTGGCCCCTTGGCTCCAGTAAGTTTCCCCCCGAGCAACTTTGTTTAATGACGTGTTGTCGGCCTAGATTTCTCGTTGTCTGGGTTATTCCGGGCCTCACAGCGCACGCACTGGGCTCTGTGCTCTCGGCAAAACACCCAGTCCTCCAAGCTGACTGCCTGCAATGCCTGAGCCTTATTCTCGACAGTCCCAAGATGGCTGCCATGATGACGAGTCTTCATCTCCTCACCCCCCAGCGGCGATCAAATCGATCCAGCGATTTCCGGAGCCTCTCCTCAGCCTCCCGCAGCCAGGTATCCGCATGCGGCTTGGCATGAATGTGCTGCAGGGCTGAGCGAACGGCATAGGAAAAGCTGGGCGGGAGCGCGTCCACCTGGTCCGGCGGCACGTTGTCGTGGGAGTCGGCGATGTCGACAACCATCTTCGTGATCGTATCGAGGGCCGCTTGCGAGCCCCTGCGCCATTCATCCAGCGACTTTAACTTGGCGCTCACAGGCTGCGGAGGCTGGTCGAGGACGTGTGAGTGAAGCGTAAACAGGGCTCTGGTTCTCCGAACTGAGGCGGTTAGCATGCAGCCATCACACGCTAGTCATCGAAAGCTTGGATGTGGGATTGACCTGATAGCAAGTGCTATTGCGCCGCAAAAGGAGCTTGGCTTGTCGTGGCCCTGCTGCATTACCACGGCTAAGAAGGTCTGGAGAGCAGTATCCAGCCCCTCGAGTTGGACCAGCCGGTCATCGAGGCTTGAGGTTTGGAAACTCCTAAGGACCTGGTCCAGGAGAAGAGCGGCTTGGGCGGCTCGACCAAACCCGCCGACTTCTTCCGACGTTGGAGAAGAGACGGTGAAATTCGGCCTCAAACCGAGGTCTGGGCCGTTAACCTGGGCCAACGCCTCGGGCTCGCTGGGGAGCCTGGCATTTGCGCCAGGAACGACGGTGAGCAACGGCTGTTCCGGAACCGTCACTTCGCAGAAAATAGTGCTATCGCAGCCGGTAAGAAGCCGAGTCACATCCATTAACAGGAGGAAGCACTGAAGAGGCGACGACATTACCGCTCGCAGATGATGAGTCCCCACCACGTGTTGGCTGCCTCTTCAGCCTGCAGGTACGAGGAAGCCGAGCCGCTTGGCGCGTTCTCGAGAGTGGCATacggcgggcggggcggggaAACACTACGGCAGAGGCGGGCGGCATAGGCCATGCGAGCGCACTCAGCGAGGGAGGCAAAGGCGTCGTCAGGCTGGCCCCGGGCATATTCGTAGACAGCGAGAAGCAGGCCCGCCTGGATCAGATGGACCGAGGGCGGAAACGATACTCGGACCTGGGCAAAAAGGGaccgggcggcgaggtgaAGAGTGGTCCGGTCAAGGGTCGCTCGAGTGGCGGCAGCCCCTGCGGGTTGCGGGGCTTGCTCGGGGAAGTAGGTTATCAAGCAGATGCTCACAAGCAGGACGGAGAAGtcgggcggcggagcggtTGCCAGGGTGAAGAGACTGTCGTCGAAGGTCTCTGAACAAATGACGGGCAGGTGGCGATGGATACCGAGGCGGTATCGTGTGCAGACCTCGTCGAGAAGCCGGCCGGTTGCGCGGATGAGGCGGTTCGCCTCGAGATAGAggctcgccgcggccgccgacggctcGGTTGGGACCGTGTTCAACGCGAAGCGCACGtcggccgccggggccgcacAGCGGAGGACAGACACATGGCGAGCGGCGGGGCTTCCGCCTGTGCCCGTTCCTGCGTCTGTGTCTGCGGTCGTGCTTGGGCTCGTGGCCCCAGTTTCCGCCGCTGGGGTCAGCGGGGACGGGTAGACACATCGCACCCGTTTTCTGGGACGCTGTCACTTCAGAGCACGATGCCGTTCCGGTCGACGCAGGGGCAGCTTACGCAGTGCAGTAGCCGCAGGAGGGCAGGGTCTTGTCGCATTTCTTCTTCCGTGTTTTGCAAGTGAGGCACACGAGGGCGGCACGGGCGGCCGCCATCTCcggacgggcggcggcgaacgcCGCGCGGCCAGCACACGGCGGATGCGGATGGCGGATGACGGAGTGTGGAAGGCACTCCAACGTGCCTCAATGGCAAAGAAAAACTTCTCGTAGGTCCCGACGATAAGGCGAGAAGGCAGGGTGGGAGGAAGGGTGTCGGCAAGGCGGCCGCCCTGTCGGCCGCTCTGTCGGGTCATCCACGTCGCTCACTAATACATGGCAGCCACCAGTCTCCACAATGATTACCTAGAGACACATCCACAGATCATCCCAAGTTGGACGTCAGTTTGGCAATGCAACGAAGTTCATTCCAAGCCTTTCGGAACCTGAGTTCACAGTTGGTTAGGTGTCTTGAGGGTAGGTAAACTCCTCTGTCGGGGAGTTAGGTATTGCAGTTCTGTCACTACATCCGAGAGGGCCGGTGGTGGTCGTAACAGAGTTGCGGCTTGTCGCTTTGGCGCTCCCTCTGTCGGCCGCCGCTAAGCTCTTTCCGCCCCACCAGACTGATGAAGTTGCAAGCATCTCCTTTGGCTGACAAACATTGCTTCGACTGAGATCGCAACAGGTTCTAATGTCTGCAGAACGGGCTGGCGACGGGCCGTATCTCAATAAATTCAAGATGGCCTTCAGATTCCCGGGAGAAACAAGTCTCCGGAGGTGCTGGGTGCCGCCCGTCGCTCGACCTCACGTCCATCCTCAGTTTTCACGGCCCTGCCCGGAGTAGACACTTCCAATCAAGATTTGCTCTTCCGCATGCTCCCACCAGCATCATCTTGCCCCCAGAATTCCCGCCGAAGCTGCAATGAGCGACTGGACCGAGACCGAGTCGGACAAGCTCCCGGAGCCGAccccggctgcggcggcggcgacggccccGAGCGGACCGGAGCTGCCCCCTGAAGAGGGCCTCCAAGGCTGGCTCTGCGTTGCCGGCGCCACCGTCTGCCTCTTCTGCACCTTTGGGTTTTTGAATGCGTAGGTGCGCCCCCGACTCGACGGGAGTGAGTCCAACGCAGCTCACgcgagcaccaccaccatgcAGAATCGGCGTCTTCCAAACGACATATCAGCAGACATCGCTCCATGACTACACGCCGTCCGACATCGCGTGGATCTTCGCGGCCCAGCTCGCCCTCATGTGGGCGCCGGGCCCGCTCTtcggccgcctcgtcgaCACATACGGCCCCGCGCCGGTGCTGTACCCGTGCGCCTTCATGTGCGTCTTCTCGCTGTGCATGACGAGCCTGGCCGACCGCTACTACCAGATCTTCCTGGCGCAGggcctcggcttcggcatcgggtccggcggcgtcttcaccgccgccatggtcTGCGTCGGCCAGTGGttcgtccgccgccgcggcctcgccaCCGGCATcgccagcaccggcagcagcctcggcggcgtcgtcttcCCCGTCTTCCTCGACCGCACCATGCAGCGCGCCGGcttcgacggcgccgtccgcTACACCGCCCTGCTGATCGGcgtcctgctcgccgcgTCGTGCTTCGTCGTGCGCTCGCGCATGCCGCGCAAGAAGTGGAACCGCGATGCCAAGTGGTTTGACGTCGCCCTGTTCAAGGAGAAGCAGTTCGCCTTCTACACGTTTGGTTCCTTCCTTGTCATGTAGGCCCCCCCCAGTTGCCAAGCAAGCCTTCAGCCCTCTCCGCGCTGCAGGATCTCTGGTCGTTTGGCGGCCCGCTGACGAGTGGCCGGCGCTACTGCTGTGCTATGCACATACAGGTGGGGTTTGTGGGCGCCCTTCGACTTCATCTCGAGCATGGCCCTCAGCCGCGACTTTTCacccgcgctggcgctgtACCTCATCTCCATTATCAAGTAAGCTTTGCTGTCCTTGAGtccgtcgacgacgaggaggtgagggaggaggtggtgggggCGGACGAAATGGGCTAACCAGTCAACAACAACCCTCCTTGACAGCGCGACATCGATCCCGGGCCGCATCCTGCCTCCCCACCTGGGAGACCGCATCGGCCACTTCAACGTGCTGACCGTGTGCGCCCTGCTGACGGGCGCGTCCATTCTGGCCCTGTGGCTGCCCTTCAACTACCACGCGTCGCACGCCGGCATCATCGTCTTCGCCCTCGTCTACGGCTTCGTCAGCGGCGCCTTCGTCTGCTTGCTCATGCCCTGTGTTGCCAAGTCAGGCAGCCTGGACACGCTGGGCCAGCGGTTCGGCACCTTCCAGACGGTCATCGCAGTGAGGTTCGTGGCTCTCTCTCCCTGcccctttcccttcccttcTGCCGGGGCTTCTTCCTATTGTCAAGATCCACCCGCCATCGAGTCAGAGGCCGCTGAGACGCTGAGCAGCTCCTTGACTGGCCTCCCAATCATGGGTGCCATTCTGAACCGCCAAGGCGACACTGATTACTCGGGGCTGCAgctcttcgccgccgtcacctGCCTGGTAGGCACTGGCCTGCTGGCGGCCTCGACCTACTATATGGGCCAGTCGCATGGAACATGGAAAGTCTGAAATTGCAGCCGCGCACGAGTTGCTCGTGATGGCGAGATTCAGTCGGTGACCATGGGATTGAATAGGAATTGGCGGCCGCAGACGCAATGCCCCAACTCATTTGCAGATTCGACGGCGGTTGGTGCTGTAGtccggcagctcggcgcAGGGGGATCGAGGTCCGAGATTGTATGTAGCTGGTGTGTATATCAAGTGGAAGATCTCCGGGACTCGCACGCCGCCAGCCCATCCGTCGACAGCGTGCTGCACGGAGTCCAGCAGACCCCAGAGTCCCTGGGGCAGCTTTGTACAGTGCCTGAGGTGCAAGCGAGGAGAACGAACAGCCGGTAGATGTGCATGCTGTTCGCCATAAGCATCCGCATCCTGCGTTTCTCGGTCCAGAAGCCCCGCGCAGCCTACCGCCGCACCGATGGTGCGGCCCGCGGGGCCACGCGACGACGCGGCAACGCTTCCCCGGGGTCCAAGACACAGGAGTGTCCGTCGGCCAGCTTCTAGCTGACAGGGGAGAACCAACAAGGGAGTCATCAGCTTGGCAATCCAGCGAGCGCCCTGCCCAGCGGGAAATCAAGGCTGCGTTGCTCGACCTGTGGGAATGCTCGAGGTGGGCTCCGAGTACAGCGAATCGAGAATATGAGCATAAGCGGAACCGGCAACGACCTCTCTGGAATCTTGCTTCGTATCGATGAGAACGTCAAACACACCGGCTCCGCTGCGTGCACTGCAGTGCTTATGAGAGTGATGAAGGAGGACTCGCGGCCACTCGCCGAGGAACAATTGAAAAGGGGGGCCATGAGGTGCGGAAATGGATATGAGGAGACATCCCAGTTGGCTCTCAATAACGCTCAGGTAGCTCCGCCTTTGCCTGCCTCTCCCAGGACCAGCGACGAGGTGATCCCACAAGACTGGATCAGCAGCGGGATGACAGGGACTGCTCATACATGGTCTCAGCATCCTTCTACGTCGGGTTGCACAAAGAGTTCTGGGACGGCCCGGGACAAGCGAACATTGAGTACCCGTTGTCAGTGGCATCCCCGCGCTTCGCTTGCCCGAGCTGAATTTTGTCGAAAGAAGCTGAAAACATCAGGCAGGCTAGAAACCGAGTTGTCATATAACTACGACTAGACTACGGAGAGCAAACTTTCTGCTGCAACTCCGAAGGTCGAAGGTGGCCGTCATAAAAACCTCTTTGGCGGCCGGATATCGACAGGTCGTTACGTCATCTTTATTTTCCCGATCCCACACCCAAACGCCGTGTTGATGCCAACTCGTGTCCCCCAGCCTGATGCCTGAACTTAGGCCTGCTGGTCGTTGAGAATATCACTGTCACCGGCATCCAGGATGGCCATGGTGGAGCAGCGGAAGAGCTTTCCGCAAGCGGTGCCGAGCTCAATCTGTCAAGGGATAATAAAGTAAGCATTTGGACAGGTACCCTCCAAAGTCTGCAACCAGACTTCTTCTCTGGGTAGACCCGAAGACGCGCAGCCTTCCGGCCGGAATCAACGAGCAAAGAGCCTTCGATGAGGCTGCGGCAGAGGCCAGAAAATGATGAGGGCGAACTCACGTTGGTGCCACTGTAGTGGTGGACTGACGTCTTGGACATCATCGAGTAGCTGCACACACAAAATTAGCCTCGGGCCGTATTCGATCGCTGGTCGGCAAGGAGCATGTTCGGAGCGCCGTGGCTGGAGCACCCAACGAGATGCTGCCATCCAAGAGTGCTGCCGCATGCGCCCATCCATTCGCCTTTGCACCCGACGGTGATGGTGTCAACGTACTACTCGAGCTCGGACTTGCGAAGGGGAGGAGTATTGGCCTGGATGAGCGTCAGCCTGGATGAGCCTCCCTCAGCGGAACATGCTGCGCAACTTACGGCAATCAAGATAAGCTTCGCCTTGCCGCTGCGGAGGGCCTTCAGGGTGCTCCGGTAACCCAGAACGACCTTGCCCGACTTGATGACGAGGGCAAGCTGTAATTGCTGTCAGGACTTGCGTCGCAGCGCAGGCCAAGGACTAGAACTGACCTTGGCGCCGATGGACTGGGCGTCGGACTTGGACTTCTTGGGGGCCATTGTGACGGCGATGTGCTTAGCGGAAAGGAGAAGAGTTGATGATGTCTCCTGTCGATGGTGTCCGTGTCGTTTGCCTCGATGGTCGCTCCAAGAAAGCAGGAATCGAGATGCAATATTCCTGCCGCTCTGAATTCCCACCATCGGCTGAGCTAAATTCTGATTGGCTGCCTAGTTCGTTGGCGCCCGTGCGCTTCTTCAAACCCTAATGGCTCCACTCTTTTCCGATCGAACTCACCCGGCAGGATTATGAATCCGGATTGGTAATCGGGGCGAATTTCACCTTGGTCAAAACGCAGAGGGCTTCTCAATCAATCCCTCTCGACCCCCCAACACCAAGCCGACAAGACACCACCTGTGACATCACAGCAAATCAGTCACAATGGCGCGCCGTCCTGCCAGATGCTACCGGTACTGCAAGAACAAGGTGAGCAACTTTCTCAACTTGCCGACGGATGGATCCACGCACGATGTTGCTCGGCATGTTtcggaggaggggaagggccAACACACCGAACTGGAACATGTGCAAGGCGACCGACACAACGACAAGAGGAGGATTTTGCGGCTGGACAGCATATTGCGTTTCATTTTCGCGGATTTGGCGCTGGTCAGGATGCTAACTGCGTTGGTTCCAAGCCGTACCCTAAGTCGCGCTTCAACCGTGGTGTGCCGGACCCTAAGATTCGCATCTTCGACCTCGGCCGCAAGCGTGCTACCGTCGACGAGTTCCCTCTCTGCGTTCACCTGGTCTCCAACGAGTATGAGCAGCTGAGCTCCGAGGCCCTCGAGGCCGCCCGTATCTGCGCCAACAAGTACCTCGTCAAGATGGCCGGCAAGGAAGGCTTCCACCTCCGCGTCCGCGCCCACCCGTACCACGTCGTCCGCATCAACAAGATGTTGTCTTGCGCCGGTGCCGATAGACTGCAGACGGGTATGCGTGGTGCGTGGGGCAAGCCTAACGGCACTGTCGCGCGTGTCAACATTGGTCAGA from Thermothielavioides terrestris NRRL 8126 chromosome 1, complete sequence includes these protein-coding regions:
- a CDS encoding 60S ribosomal protein L10, whose product is MARRPARCYRYCKNKPYPKSRFNRGVPDPKIRIFDLGRKRATVDEFPLCVHLVSNEYEQLSSEALEAARICANKYLVKMAGKEGFHLRVRAHPYHVVRINKMLSCAGADRLQTGMRGAWGKPNGTVARVNIGQIIMSVRTRDANRAVALEALRRSQYKFPGRQKIIISKNWGFTPLRREEYLEKKAAGRVKVDGAYVQFLTNHGNLETNMKRFPEAFSA
- a CDS encoding 60S ribosomal protein L30; the encoded protein is MAPKKSKSDAQSIGAKLALVIKSGKVVLGYRSTLKALRSGKAKLILIAANTPPLRKSELEYYSMMSKTSVHHYSGTNIELGTACGKLFRCSTMAILDAGDSDILNDQQA